AGCAAACCAGACTTGCTAGTGACTACTGGCGGTCTAGGACCCACATACGATGACGTAACACTAGAAGCGCTAGCTAAGGCCTTAAAAGTTGAGTTACGTCTTAACGAAGAAGCCTTGAAAATCATTAAAGAAAAATACGATGTCTTGAAGTTGCCCTTAACTCCTGAGAGAATTAAGATGGCTTACATGCCTGAAGGTAGTGAGATAATACCTAATGAGGTTGGGACAGCTCCTGGTTGCATAGTGAAGCACGAGGAAACACTAATTATTTCATTACCTGGAGTTCCAAAAGAGCTTGAGAGCATGTGGGAATCTTATGTTGAGCCGAAACTTAAGGAGCTTGGCGTGAGGAGAGTCTTCGCAGAAAGGTCCTTCAGAGTTTCAGGAGTTCCTGAGTCTTCCGCGGCTAGAGTTATTAAAGAAATTCTCCGGAAGTATGGGAATGTCTACATAAAGACACACCCTAAGGGGCACGAGATAAGCGCCCCCGTTCTCGAGGTCTACGTTCAGGCGTTTAGTGATAGCTTAAGTGAGGCAGAGGAGACAGCTGATAAAGTCTTAGAAGAACTTAAAAAGAGCTTAGAGAGTATTGGAGGAATTATTACTTGATCTGACCTTCTCCCCGCCCTAAAGGACGGGGCTTTCACGTTGTGAAGTGAGTCAGTCCTACCCCACCAGCAACTTCTTCCCAAGATATGTTGAATGGCATTAGTAGTTGCTGGAAAGTCGACTTAGCGGTCTTTAGATACTCGGTTATGTCTACGTCGTCTATCTTAGTTAGCTGAACAGGCTTGACACCGCTAGAGCCCTTAACTTTAACGTATAGTATGGTGACGCCCTTCTCTACAGGCACGCCATGCCTTTTGAGGTGAGTTGCGGCTTTAACATGAATTGGTGTTGTCTTAACGTATTCTTCAAGGTCTTTACTTAAGGTAGTCTTGAAGACTACGTCGTCTAGAGTAAAGTCCTTGTTTTTGAGTTTCATGTATAGTTCTCTAACCTCACGTCTTATCTCGTTCTTCACTTTTTCTAGAGATTCTGCTGTACCTTCTATTCTGCTAATTAGCTCGAGGATTCTTACGAAAGAGTCTTGAAGTATTTTAGGGACGTTTTTCTTCTTGCCTACAAGACCCTTCACGTCTACTTTACCTCCTTCTAAGACGCCTACATAGTTTTTCTTGAGCGCGAAAGCCACGTATTTGTAGGTCTTGTCTTGTTCTATTTCTAGAGATAACTCTTTCTCAACCCACTCACTAAGCTTGTTTAAGGTTTCCGGGTCAGGGCTCCACACGAAGAGTGAGTCAGTGTCTCCATAGAGGACTCTGAGACCAAGTTCTTCAGCTCTAGAGAGTGTTTTCGTTATTACGTATCTCCCGAGAGCAGTGACAGACTCTGCTAGTGATGGTGTGTAGAGGGGGAAGGACTCGTGACCGAAGACGCCGTAGCTGGCGTTGACGTACACCTTGAGAGCTTTCTGAACAACATCATACCAGTTCTTAACTTCCTCTTCTCTTGCTTGCTTAGCGAGTTTCTTGTAGACTCTGACTCTAAAATCTCTTAATAAACCTACTAGGGCTGAGGTTATCCCCTTTCTAGACTTGCAGACTCTATGGAGTATCTCGCCTTTCTCGTCGATGACGTCTAGTAAGTCATCGTCTCTACACCACCCTCCTGGCGGGTCTATAGTCTCGTAGCTGAGATTCCACACCTTAATTATGCTTGGATACAGTGAAGCGAAATCTAGAACTACCACGTTGAAATAGACGCCAGGTATGGGGTCAATAACTATGGCTCCAGCATACCTCTTACCACCGATCTTAGCAGCCGTCTTGACTTCTCCTTTCAGCC
Above is a window of Zestosphaera sp. DNA encoding:
- a CDS encoding nicotinamide mononucleotide deamidase-related protein, giving the protein MRDWKAWIFTLGTEVVSGRVVNTNAAYLGRRLTLLGFNVLGIVSLIDDVKLISELISYVLASKPDLLVTTGGLGPTYDDVTLEALAKALKVELRLNEEALKIIKEKYDVLKLPLTPERIKMAYMPEGSEIIPNEVGTAPGCIVKHEETLIISLPGVPKELESMWESYVEPKLKELGVRRVFAERSFRVSGVPESSAARVIKEILRKYGNVYIKTHPKGHEISAPVLEVYVQAFSDSLSEAEETADKVLEELKKSLESIGGIIT